ACTACTGTgataaatttattcaattatatttatattaaattattttatttttattataaaatcatttaattttttagtaatttaaaaaaaaagaatgtaatTATCTTCTTAATAAAgagtgtgaaaaaaataaaatatttatctaaaaagatgaaaaattctcattatttttacCATAAAAACTATATAATGAAACTTTTTATGGTGCGGTATAAAATgagactaaaatataaaataaatttatttaatttttataaaatggaaTATTTAGatttatacataaagaataaatgaataaataaaatccaTTCCTACAAGAATGAATAAACTCATACACGTTTAACAGatctgaaataaaaaaaaatctcagctaaaatataaataacaaatgcAATAGATAAAGAATTATTACAAAAGATTGGATAAAGAAAGATTTAAAATAGAGAAGTATTACCTAGTTACGTTAGAGTAGGcgctaaattaaaatacaaaaaataaaaaaataaaaaaactaggcGCTAAATAAATCGAGATGAAGCCATCCAAGTTGCGGTACGGAATACATTTTTTTGACGacaacaagaaagaaagaaaggtttagttttagttttttaattattttaacacttgaatttatataaaccGTTGGATATTCCATCTACGGTTAAGATTGCTTCAGCAGACAGCTGTAGATAGCTACTTGCTGCTGAGGATCCAAACGCCGATCTAAGTACTACCCATTTGCAATGTTGTTTCTGGCTcatgaaaaatgatatatttatttactgCAGAGTCCAACacaattattcttaaaaatattcccttttttttattattatgaaaggAAAGCTTAAAAATATTCCTTGCATGATCATAGCGTTAAGGCAGGTAGCAATGAGTAAttagactaaaattaaaactttactCCATTGAAGAAGATCACCAAATTGTGATTTGTGACGAGTAATTGAATGATTTTGAAGAAAGATATATTTTCCCACAAAGAAAGAGGCTATATATAACCAAAGTCTTTTTTCAATATGAAAAATCAACTCCATAAATCAATTGACGTCATTCTATTTTGTCATAACTTTAAATCGTTGTAATGTTCATTTAGATTTAAGTCCTTTTCAATtgtgttatgtatttttttcttaagttCGCCCTATAAAGAATTGAATCAATTCATCTTATTCATATGGATATGGCCAAACCGTTCTTCTCacagaagaaagaaacaaataaaatcgttaattatcttttcattacaaaacaaaaaaaacttcgaaataaaaataaaaaataatttaggtgGTGCCCGACAATTAATAAAAGGGTAAGATCGATTCTCAATAAGATTATTGTAATTTGTGAATCTAACCactgaaaaatattataactgaAGAGGCATATAATGGTCGATAGAAatagaaactaataaaattGAGAGAGAAATGTCCTTAACGTACTACTATCACTTTTAAGTATgtattcataatcaaattaattggaAACTACTACTTTTGTTTAGATTTATCAATTATCTAATTGATTaagatgtaaaaaataattaacttaattaataaccataaatatgttctaaatttaaattaagaaaaagtatCGAAATTTGTAAGGCcagataaaaaatgatataaatttaatgctaatattttaaaaaacattatatataaaagtggAACATTAtctgtttattaaaaaacagtGTCAGTCAGTATTTGTATGTACAATTGCAAACAATGGTATTTCCCGATAAGTTTATATACTGCCTTGATCACGTGGGTTCGGAATTATCTACACTCCTGCAGCTTTTGTAAGCAATCTCAATTCAtgatttataagttatttttttattacttaaatattatattaaaatcacaattatattatttattggtTCAATCACAAATCAATCTTAATTAGACAGTTTAATTAACCTTAAATCACAACTTTCATAGTTTCATCGGTTCATTAACTGTATGTTTGGTTTAGCCAAAAATAAGAGGAGagattttacaagaaaagaaaacatcaCCCTTTGAAATCTGTCTTTTTTTCTGACAGATTTATGTCACATTTGTAATCTCAAAAAACTTAAACATTAATACTTCTCACCTTAGCTATTTACGGGCCAAAAACGGCTGtgatgtgtttttaatttttgacttTTTTGTGATAAATGCTACCAAACTCTAGAAGTTCCAGTAGCTGTGGAACGTTGACGCAAATCGAACCTAattactcataaaaaaaaatcgaacctaattaagaaaaaaaagctaGTAGTACATAGCATAGCAACATACGTATATGATATGTCTACGTGTCAAGTTATGGTACACAGGTACATAAGACATTATGAGTAGAATAATTATATGCATGCTTCCTCGGCCGAACTACTAACAACtgccaattttttaaaaaacaaattgatcATTTGgaggtaaaatttaaaataatgtagTGATATATGTTatcattattaaattgaaagtcataatatttgttataaatttttttatattaaagttgtaaaaaaatttatgatttaaattttttattttttttaaatacaactttaaagttattagagtttttttttcatgattttaaagttgtaaagaaaaatatttttttgattgaattcataaattattttatgattttaacttGTTTTGCACGTTTTTTAAatcagaaataattttttattttaattatttaatgaattaatgtatattttcttttttttagttttatttaatgtaCTACATGTTTGTTTaagtaaaatactaaaatatttttttactaatattaacaaataatattaacttatttatcaaatatattaattttttaaaaataataattaatttttacaattattattaagtaaattaataatttcgtacaatagtattaattaatttttgctttataaattattttaatattaaaaaaaataatttaataataaaaatatttgttaaaatagaaataaaataatacatttctACATATACGTCTCAACATCATGATTCAAGAATGTGAGCAAAGTTTTGAGACATTTGAATTCTCATCACATATGCATCAATACTTATTTCAAGTTTTTTCTacctcaaatattttttaataactctTACAAATGTTTGGTACTTCTTTCAACACCATATATTATCCATCATTACTTAAAATGCATGACAAATGGGTCATAGAGATGAGGGAAAAAACAATGATaacaataatactaataatgttgatgatgataatgataatggtCATACTTGTGATGAATTCCTCAACAACAACACATGTGATAATTCCCGGAACATAAGAGAGGATGTAGTCATAGAACAAAAGGACAACAACAATCAACAAATAAATTCAATGTAACaactcataaaaatatttttgtaataattcttgttaaatgaatatgtaatacattttaatatttttatttaaatttaagttttttacattattttttttaattttcaaaacaaataataatccttaacattaataaaaaaatatagaaatattaaataaaatcatataaaaatattaaataaaactaaaaaaagaaaacatccattaattcattaaataattaaaataaaaaatatttatgatttaaaaaaacatgcataaaaaacttaaaatcataaaataatttctgacttcaataaaaaaaattcttttacaactttaaaatcgtgaaaaaaaaactcataattttaaagtcatattaaaaaaatagttgaagtTGTACCGTGTTTTATGacttcaatataaaaaaataaaatcgtgATCAATGTTAGCACTTTTAATtcgtaaaatttattataattttttcctttggGAAGTTAAATTTTACCCTCAaactataattgttttttaaaaaaattgctcgGTAGTTAGGCCTGCTTCCTCGGATACCCACAACAGGTCACAGCCATATAACATTTCATAAGCTGCCATTGCGTAAATGCCAGTTAATTATCCCATACCATCCAGACTGTCATCTAACGTCTCTCTTTCCCTCTCCCAATAAACacaccttttctttttaaacccCCCTCCACGCTATCCCCAACCCGTGCTCTCCACGCTCCTCCACCACATAGGTTTTCTCATTCTCTTTGGCGCGTGGACTAAACTCCATGTTAGAACAACGTGAATTTATAGCTACACTTTTCAGTTTTGAATAAAGAAACGCGCTAAAATAAAGTGTGTAGCTGTTTGCCGGTGTGCCCCCACTTGCATAGCttcaattttctctttcttattgtattattatatatactcCTCACTTGACCAATCTCAATCTACAAACAATTTACTTTACTACAAGCTATCTCAGCTTGTTagcactttctttttcttcatttcattatttttctcaaaatgtCAACTTTCATGTTGAAAATCTTCCTTCTAATTTCCATCTTTCAAATCTCTTTCGCCACTAGGAGGTTGAATGAGTTAGTTCAGGACCAAACTCAGCTTCTTCGTTACCACAATGGCCCTCTTCTCTCTGGCAAAATCTCCATTAACCTCATTTGGTACGGCCACTTCAAACCTTCCCAGAAGGCAATAGTCTCCGATTTCATCACCTCGCTGTCACCCTCATCCCCTCACAGCACCCAACCATCCGTCGCCACGTGGTGGAAAACCACAGAAAAATACTACCACCACCTCAGTAATACTAAAAAAACCTCCCCTCTTTCAATTCCACTCAATAAACAGATTCTCGACGAAAACTACTCGCTCGGCAAATCCCTCACGAGCAAGCACCTCATTCAGCTAGCTTCAAAGGGTGACCACAAAAACGCCATCAACGTTGTGTTAACTTCCGCTGACGTGGCAGTTGAAGGTTTCTGCACGAGCCGATGTGGGACCCACGGTTCTTCCTCAGCGGGCCATGCAAAGAACAAGAACTACAAGTTCGCATACATATGGGTTGGGAATTCAGAGGCCCAATGCCCGGGCCAATGCGCGTGGCCGTTTCACCAGCCCATATATGGGCCTCAAAGCCCACCTCTTGTTGCGCCGAACAACGACGTGGGCATTGACGGAATGGTAATAAACCTGGCGAGCCTCTTGGCTGGGACCGTTACGAACCCGTTTGGCAACGGGTTCTATCAGGGCCCAGCCGAGGCTCCACTCGAAGCGGCTACGGCTTGCCCTGGGGTTTATGGCAAAGGGGCTTACCCTGGCTACGCTGGGAATTTGAACGTGGACTCTTCCACTGGTGCTAGCTATAATGCGCACGGTGCTAATGGAAGGAAGTACTTGCTTCCTGCTTTGTATGACCCTGCCACGTCATCGTGCTCCACCCTAGTGTGAGTGATGAGTGCTAATAGTTTAGGGAGTATAAGCATTATTATGTAGGGATTATTGATTATtcatttattcatttgtttattACTACTACTGCTACTGTATGTTTTGATTATTTGGATTAATTAATAACGTGGAAGCAAATTTATATTGGTTTGCTTTTTAAATGTTGGTGTATGATTTTGAGCCAAACCTTTGATTGGGAAGACCTTTTGGGATCGGTGATGCTGAGCATGATCTAGTGGTGTCGCCGCCGTCGTCGACAATGAGATCAGGGCCACCGTGATGCATTGGAACCGGAACGGTTCGTGTGATTTGGAATGGAATTGGCTAGCGGACCAGCTTACTACTTACTTGTACAATCATCAAATATCTAGTTCCGACCCAAGAAAGTAACTCATCCGAATTAGTTCTGAGTTAAAAAAATAGCAATTTaattgtaagaggataaaaaatagataattttttttacaaaaattaaaaataaacttttgagTATTTTATGGGAatggaaaaacatattttagttataaaaaaactacaaatgTCAAATATCTAGACATATTAAAAACACAGTCTTAACTCTTAACATGtcgaatttaaaatatatatataaaagaaaaacactttAAGTTATCATTCTCACTCCCACTTTTGCTAGTCACACCCCAAGTGCTCTAAaaattctctttgaaaacattatttcatgaaaaaaatacataaaggaGTTAATTTTATGTTGTATAATAGGATGTACAAAAATTAATACTAACAAAAATTGTTTCTATAAAAAGAATATACAatagaaacatatttttatttttttcatcacttTTTTACAAAACACGTTttcatttgtatattttatgcaatgaaattatatttccatgaaaagggtattttttggaataatttttaaaatacctGAGGGTATGAATAGAAACTATAGGTGAGAATAGAAACTCCCAAATGGGAATATAATTGTAATTCTTGCGTTGTTCAATGGGCGGCTCACGTAAGAGGCAAAAAGTCAAATTGATTTTTGTAGTGCCTTAGATATACAtcctgttttgttttgttttgtttcgttTCAATCTTTTTGTCcaaaaatttcttctttttatttttgtaaaataatgttttgtAGCGCCTTACTTATACAtcctgttttgttttgtttcaatCTGTCCAAAaatatcttctttttctttttctaaaaataatattatgaaaatttaatgcatctcaaattatttttctataaatgttaaatttttaacgTATTCTAGATATTAATTTCTAGAAATGTtgaaattttaatacttttgtAACAAAATAGGGTGGTTCAAACACAAAATAGGAATTGTTTGGTTTAAATGAGGGAAGAGGAGAGGTggggaagagaagagaagagagaaggaGGATCTTGActagatattatgtttagttgagagaagggaagaggaagaatttTAATGGAGGAAACTTGTTTGGTTTGCAAGGAGAAGGGgtgagttttaaaaatttatttatttttgtatcctTATAATGTTAGTTTTCAAAATCTAAGTATggatattttaatcattataattaaaaatgttttaaatattttccccTTAATTTCATTCCAAATTCCTCTAATTAGAGGGAAGCAAAAAATAGATCTTCCATTCTTTTCCCTTAtaactttgtaattttttttaatcatcattCAAGACACTACAACTCTACCCATATCTAATTGGGTTCTCTATTATAACAAGAACATAATATATTCTccttttttcttcaattcttcaCTTTAGGCATCTCTACCCAACAACTTCAATTCTTTCACTTCGTCTCTTCAAATTTAGTTGTTTGAGAAATTAATTAGTACTTGctatatttatttgatatagattatttgagaattaaaaCATACTTATTATTAACCTTTGTCAATGAGACAATTTTACAAATACTAATTCATAACTTGAACTTCGAACTAGAACAAATATTTTCTCATccttatcatttattatatccatattctttttttttttcttgtaaccCTTGAAAAACCAAACTAAAGATCCCAAAAAAATTTTTTAGAGTACTTGCCTTTGCCACAAGGCaacattattcttttttttacaacaatctAAAGGCGAGGCTAAAGTGGGAAAGTAAATTTCTTTGTATATGGTGCACAATCTTTTTAACCCTTGGATTAATTTAAGGTACATAGTAATACCATACACCTTACACACTAGATAGCTCTATCTACAATCCCTCTCCCTCTGTTTGTTTGCTTCCCCAACTTCCTCACCCTCCACTGGATCTTTGGTGGTTTCTCTAACTCCAACAACCCTATCCACGCCATCAAGGTCCTTTTGTTTCACTATTTCCCTTTCCTACACTTCCTCTcccttttctttctcattctttttTCTCCCTTCGCTTCTGCTCTTCCTTGTTAGTGAGGGTAattcaaataacataaattatgtTATTGACTGTTAAGCAATTAGTTAGTTGAAAGGGGTTATTAGTATCTTTATTACTCGTTATATAAGGCACCAATTCTGAAGTGTGTATTGTGTAACCTCAttcttcatcatcaatataCAATTacaatttctattttcattttcttgagtGTATGTGTGTAAAGTTGAGTTTCCTCCCCTCAACAAATTGGTATTTAGAGCTTGCATGATCTTGAAACCTGTGAGGCACGCTGCAAGAGTGATTAAACCTATCGTGGTGAGGGTGTGCATCAAGGGTGTGTATCTCTGAGTGAAGAACTTGCAAAACATCAAGAGAAGGGACATGGCTAGTACGAGTAGTGCAGTTCCCGATTCTCTACAAGTATTTGATGGAAAGAATTTCGATGATTGGAGGGTGAAGATGAATGCCATATTTGGCTTTCAAGATGTTGAAGATGTTGTAGAGGTGGGATTTCaagaacttgggaggaatgctacaaaagaatagaaggcAACCCACAAAGAGCATAAGAAACTTGATAGCAAGGCACGATTCTTTATCCACCAAATTGTTGCCTAAGGAGGAAATACAAGTTGCTGCCAATGAATGATCAAGAGTTCATTACAGaatacttcaattgaatttAGGTGCTAGTAAATGGGATGAAGTCTTGCAAGGAGAAGTTGTCAGATCAACAAATTGTTGACAAGATCTTCAGAACTCTGACTCCTCGATTTGACCATGTTGATGTGCCAATTGAGGAATCAAAGGATCTTGATTCAATGGGTGCTGGAAAGTTGCAAAACTCTATTGAGGCACATGAACAAAGAATCAGTGAGAGAAGGAGCATTGAGAAGGCTCACAAACAGGCGTTGCAAGCCCAAAAATAGCTTTAGGAACAAAGGGAATTGGAACaagaaa
The genomic region above belongs to Glycine max cultivar Williams 82 chromosome 14, Glycine_max_v4.0, whole genome shotgun sequence and contains:
- the LOC100791695 gene encoding protein PHOSPHATE-INDUCED 1, with the translated sequence MSTFMLKIFLLISIFQISFATRRLNELVQDQTQLLRYHNGPLLSGKISINLIWYGHFKPSQKAIVSDFITSLSPSSPHSTQPSVATWWKTTEKYYHHLSNTKKTSPLSIPLNKQILDENYSLGKSLTSKHLIQLASKGDHKNAINVVLTSADVAVEGFCTSRCGTHGSSSAGHAKNKNYKFAYIWVGNSEAQCPGQCAWPFHQPIYGPQSPPLVAPNNDVGIDGMVINLASLLAGTVTNPFGNGFYQGPAEAPLEAATACPGVYGKGAYPGYAGNLNVDSSTGASYNAHGANGRKYLLPALYDPATSSCSTLV